In Lactuca sativa cultivar Salinas chromosome 5, Lsat_Salinas_v11, whole genome shotgun sequence, the DNA window AGCGGAAAAGGCTGTTGAGATGCTCCATCGTTATGTAAGTTTTTACAAGTAATTTCCTTCAATTAATCGATGAAAAAGAGTTGCAATGGAGTGATGTTTGAATTGTAACAGGAAATAGGAGGAAGATACTTGACTGTAAACAAGGCAGCACCAAGAGGATCAAGGCCAGAGCGTGCAGAGAGGTCGCCGCAGATGTCCGGACCTTCATACAGAGTTTACGTTGGCAACCTTCCATGGGATGTCGATGATGTCCGCCTTGAGCAGCTGTTCAGTGAACATGGAAAGGTTGTGAATGCGAGAGTTGTGATTGACAGGGAAAGTGGTCGATCACGAGGGTTTGGGTTTGTGACTATGTCTTCTGAAAGTGAAGTCAATGACGCCATTGAAAATCTTGATGGACAGGTAAAACCCTAAATTCTTGCTTGTTTATAAATTTGGTATTACTTTTGAAGAAGAAAGATTGTAATAATTTTTTGTGTTGCAGAGCATGGGTGGGAGAGCAATTAGGGTAAATGTAGCGGAGGAGAGGCCAAGGCGTTTCTGATCTGGGTTTTTGGTTTGATTTGGTTTCAACTTCCAAGTGGTATTTTATGTTTCATGTAAGTTTTTGTTTAGGAGTTTATCAAGTGCGATGTGTTTTGTTATAAGTTATTGAGTAAAGTTATTGGAGGTGTACTTGAACCTGATGCCTATGCAAATTTGCTAGGCAGTTTATGGGGTATAAAAAGGTTACCTTTTTATGGCCATGATTGCTTCTTGATTCTTCTGAGTTGGAATGTTGGAAACAAGGTTTTAAAATACGGAATCGGGCCTCAAGGCGTTTACTCCTCGCCTACTAAAATTCATAAGTCTTCAAATCATGCCAAATTAGTAAAAACAAACGCATAATAGTCTTCAAATCAAGCCAAATCAACAAAAACGAAGGTCATCATCATCTTCCATTTGACCATCGAGctcatcatcttcatcaaccAGATTTAGTTGAACACCTTTGATTTGAAGCAGTCAAGAGTCAAGCAACCTTCGAGAAGTCCAACTTCAATTTCAACTCAGTACCTTCGGATTTTGATGCAGAAGTGGGGAACAACTTCGATTTTAACTCACAAGTTGATGACCATGTTCGATTTGGCTAACAACAGTTAACAGGGGGAGTAAGAAGAAacgagaagagaaaagaaagaagaaacgaTAGAATAAGGAGTGACGGCTGGAGAAAAATTAGGTCAAGTAAAGATATCACGTGATTTCTAAGGTCAAAAagtcgaaaaaaaaaaaaaaaaaaaaaaaaaaaacccagaaCGCCTCTTACGCCTCGCCTCGGACCGCTTTTCACCGCCTCACAAGACTGAGGCGTGCGCCTCATTCTCCCCCTAAGAAGCGTAGCCTCAGAATCGTTTTTGTCCGCCTCGCCTCAAGGCGCGCCTCGAGGCGTACGCCTCGAACGATTTTTAAAACCATGGTTGGAAAATAGAAAACCATTGATATGTATGTTGAATAACTTTTGCTAACTGAACCATTTCCATTCTTGTCCCACCACTTTCAATTCCTGTGATACGTTCCCCACCAGAATCACCAATTGCTTTCCCGGCTTCAACTGATAGACAAGCGGTTGAATTACCATGAATCCAAGAAACCAATGCCATTCCATCCCCttcaagtaaaaaaaaaattaaaaaaatatcgtAACTTAGACGTACCACCAACAATGTAATTAAGCCAAGAGATCCATTTGGAGTAAAATCTGAAGGAATTTGGAATCCGGAGGAAATAAAATCTTTAATATGCTTGTTGTTGACATGTAATGTAATATAATTCTTTGCAAAAATTTATCAAAAGAATTAGAATGTAAAAATCTATTTTTTAACAGCCACATTATATAAAGCAAACTAGTAAGAAGCTAGAGGAAAAAAATCAATTAAAGAGTCATAAAGAAGTGGGTTATGCAACCACTGGTCCAAGAGATACTATTTTTACTACTTCTGTTTGAAAGccaattaaaagaataaatgacaatatttttaaaaatatgaatttttctcATGTTGTGCGTCACTGGAACATTACACTTCCTGTAAAACCAAATAACCTAAATTGTGGTGATAATAATTGCTTAAATCACTCTTCCTTTCAATGGCCTCGATGTAATGTTATCAACCCAACTCATAATATCGGAGACATTCTGAAACAAACAAAAAGGAAGATCAAGCCACTTAAACCGCTTTGTTATAAATTTCTTTGGCCACTTCACAAACAAAAAATATGACTGCAATCTTCAATTTGTGAAGAAAACATAGGGCATAACAAAAAAGTCAAGTCAATGCCCATGTGACCAGATTATCTTTACCTTTAGTAGGAAGTCTATCTGAGATGAATAATAAGCATAATGGGGACCTTAATAGAGACAAACTTACACCAACTCATCTCAGTCATGTCGACCTGCAAAATGATATTCTCAATATGTTTTCTAGTGCTACTAATAGTAAAACCAACACagaactaatatatatatatatatatatatatatatatatatatatatatatatatatatatatataaataaaaagagagagaggttcaaatgtttttactatctattatGTGTATGTAGGAttgattgtggaccaatcatcttagttattttaagaaagtaattaatacatattaaatgctgaatatttaattaatactcattatatcttcaatatataatatgcattaattactttcttaaaataactaaaatgattcgTCTACAATCAATCATATATGCACataatagatagttagaacacaaTAAGCCAAATTAACCCAAGAGTTGTAAAGTCATGCCACCATTGTCTCAGATTTGACTCCAACTCCAAACCCAACCGCTATCACTCCATTTGTCAGCAACACAACAATCCTTCAAGTCTTCCAAAACATAAAATCTCGTGAATCGTAAAGAAATGATCTCTTTACCGATTCAAATGTCATTCAAAAATCTAGTATTTATCTCATTACCGACTCGTCTTATAAAAAGAGAATGGGGCACAATGTGAAAAGCATCAAGCTAATCGTATAGCTTTCACAAGATTGGCCCACAACCCCTCCTTTTGGTTTTGGAGAGTTGACCCCCAACCCACTATAGACACCATGAATATTATGAATCACCTTAACCCAAAGTGTTTCCTCCTCGTTATAAAAAATGACACCTCCATTTAATAAACAACGCCCCATATTAAACGCTTTTAAACTTCCAATACCTAAACCACCTTTATCCTTGGAATTCAACACCAAGATCCATTTGACCAAATAAAATTTTTTATCTGAGTCACTACCTCCCCAAAGGAACCAAGAACGCAAAAGGCTCTAAAACACTATTCACAAACCCCCGACATTTTAAACATGGACATGTAGTAAATACCAAGGGTATTAATAATAGATTTAATTAACGTCAATCTACCTCCTACAAAAAGAAGATTCACTTTCCAATTAGCCAACCGCTTCTCAAacttttggatcaccattttccAATTAACCACACGATTCATATTTTCACCAACCGATAACCAGATAAGTAAAAGGTAAACTAGTTAAATCACATCTGTTAATAACAACCATCTCTTCCACCTGTTAAAACGGAATATCGATACCATACAAATTCGATTTCTGTAAATTTAATTTAAGGCCCAACACCAAGTAAAAGCAATTAAGAATAGTAATCAGGTTAGCAATATTTTGATCAGCATAAAAAAATCAGACAATGATCGTCTCTAACCACAACACCCTAAAATAAACCATGACTCACATTATCCTCTACCACCACATGCAATCCTTCCATAACAAGAATAAAGAGAAAATAAGGAAAAATAGTCATCTTGACGAAAACGTCTCAGAGGCAAGAACTCTTTTGTAGGGCTTCCATTCATTAGGATGGAGGTTCGGGAAGATACCAAGCAAACTTTAATCCATTGTATCCATCTATGATAAAACCCCATATGAGACATAATTTGTATTAAGTACTCTCAGCTAATCGAATCATATGCCTTATCAAAATCATtaaatttttcttttttcttttatacCACTGAATGATCTCGTTCATTATCAAAGGACCGTCTAGCATTTGTTTGCCTTTAACAAAAGCAGATTATTCACTAAACCATCAATCACGAAAGCTAATCTATTAGCTATTTTTTTGAACGGCAAATCTAATCTACCTCTAAAACTACTACTTACATTCACTTATGTCCACGACGGGACATGAAGTCTTGAACCCTCAATTTCAAGGAGTAAGGGCAACACACAGCTGGGCTAGAAACCCTTTTATCTATTAGCTAAATGCTTAACAATAATTTTATATTGCACTCAGTTAAGCTAATCGGTCTATAATCTTTAAAGATCGAGGGACTATCTACCTTTGGAATCAAAGTAATGAAAGAAGAATTGCAGCCATTAGGGATGCGATGTGTATCAAAGAATTCTTCAACAAAGTTGCAAATATTATCCTTCATACGCTCCCAAAACCTTTTCATAAACCGGAATGAAAAACCATATAGGCCATGTGCCCTAACACTCCCACAAGACCAAATAGCAGCACAAACTTCCACTTCAAAGAACCTCGAGCCCAACACATCCCTATGTGCCTAGGAGAGATGCAAAAGCCCAGGTCAAGGATGAAAAGAAGCCACCCCGAGAaccttttgtattttttttcaagaaaCCAAATGAAATGATCTCTAACGTGAACAGGTGAAGTCCTCAAGGttaatttgatatttttataGTAGATAAGGAAAGGAAATAAGATGCTTTGGGTATATCGCAATTCTCAATGAATGATAAAATCGGTTGGTTACAGAATATAATATACATTGACTGATTTTTTAACCAAACATTTTTGATGGAATTATCTTTTTCCTATTCTTTCGGAATCCATAAAACAAACAGACAGGCAAGCGTAAACGGTTTATTGCGCACTTGGAAAGAAAGAGTATGCATTCATAAGATCATCACTTTATGTCGAATAATCTAACACAAAAGacgtatatataatttaattatattctgtttaacaaaaaaaaaaaaaaaaaaaaatcaaagattcAAACAACTAAACTGTGTTTAATAACCTAAATCTAGTAACTAATTGCAAACAGACAAACTGTTGAATTGATGATAGATATAGTTTGACTTGAGGAGACTAACTTTTGTAATTTACCTCTTAACACCGGTTTTCTTGTTAAATCAATCAAACATCACAAACTAATAACAAAAGCATTAACAATATAACAATATTTGCCTAAAATCTTAGAAAATACTCCAGTTGTAGAACCCAAGAAAATCTTCTACGCGGAATTCTCATGCAAAAGTACATACTCTCGGCtgcaaaacacaaaaataatataaatataaatataaatataaatataaataaatcatgCCACATGCACATCTGTGAAGCGGATAACAGCAATTAGCAACCTACCTGCTATTCCCAAACTTAATGGTGTCTTTTTCCATGAGTTCATAATATCGTTCAGCTTCAATACGATTATCCTACATTcacaacaaaacatatatatatatatatatatatatatatatatatatatatatatatatatatatatatatatatatatatttattactaTTAAATTAAACATCAATACAttatcatgtcatgtcatgtgtgtgtgtgtgtgcttacaTTTATGAAAGTCCCATTCGTGCTCCCCAAGTCCATTATGTAAGGCCTACAAAAGCAAAAATTCAGATAACATATAAAATAAAGTACACATTGAAAGAAACAACATTTTTACCTTATTTTCATGGCTAGCATGCCATCAGGTTGCTCCACCTCAACTTGCCTGAGAATTAACAGAAATGGAATATTCCGTCCAAAAACAGGAATAAGAATAAACAGGAAGTTGAGATGGTGATTATACATACCGATACTGAAGGACAGCATGCTGTTTGCTGCATGATGGATGGTCTGTAGGGATGTCTGCTACCCTTCTTTCTCTCCCAAATAGATAGCAGGTTTGACGATGCACATACAAAGGCtctgtttttcatttttattttttaaataaaaactcaCATAAAAACCAATATTtgactttatataataaaaaagaGATATGGTCAAACCCACCCTACCATTAAGCACTTCACCACCCTTGAAAACATAAAGCCTCCATCTTATTTCTGGTTTCCTTGCATCTGGTGGCTCAGTAAACAACAGTGTCACACCTAccataaaaaaaaatatcatattaaTTTAGTTTCTTGAAAAATCTGTTTCTATTGTCTATAAGAAAGAGAGGGAAAAGAAGTGAACAAAAGACTCAATCACCCTTGACTCGATTTGTCTCAGCTGCAAGTTTTCCAGACAACTCAAAAGAAGGCTTTTGCTGCAACAATATTAAGTCATGTATGTCCACATTAAGCCCATTAAGTAAAAAAGGAAAGAGCAACAAAATGATTAAACTTGAATCACCTTTTCCTTAGTTGCAAGTGCCTCTTCAGCAGCCTTCATTTGTGCTACTGAATCATCATCATTGCCATTCCTAATCACACACATTATATAGCATTAGCATCTATAATCAGATCATGTAAAAAATATGGGCTACAAAAGTTTAAAAGTTCAGATAGGTGCTCACTGATGATCATCACCTCTTGAGTTATTTCCctggaaaataaaacaaaatggaAGTCAATAACTTCATTTACAATTTACAAATCATCCATGGAAACAAGAACAGTATAATGCTCGATTCAAATCATTATCTCAAATGTGCATAAACAGTTTTTTTTCATCAAGATCATATAGAAGAAAGTAGATGAGTTAAAAGATATGGATATCACCAGACACCTCATCACGTGCTCCTCTAGGAGGCGAATCAGATTTGTGTCTACTCCTGTGACCTTCTCCCCCATGTCTGGATTTGGAGGATCCGTTTCCATTGCCATCTGAATCCCTCTCTTTATGTGTAACCTTGTCACTTCCACTAACATGTCCTCTGCCTTTCATTTCATCAGTTTTATCAGCTTGGGCTCTTCTCAACCTTCTGGTTCGTGGTGATGGTGATCGAGATTCATGTGATGCAGGTGACCTGGTTTTACCATGTCCTCTTTCACTTGGTTTATCATCCTTATTGTTAGATCGATCTCTTCTTAACCTTTTACTCCTTGGTGATGGTGATCTTGAGTTTGCTCTTACAGGAGATGCAGGTGTCTGCTTTGAGGATCTTGTGTGGCTTGAAGGTTTCTCTCTCGATGGTGAATGAGTAGGAGGAGGATTTGGGTGGTGTCTTGAAGCCCTATCTCTACCTGGTGATCTTCCTGATCTTTCTCTCCTTGAAGGGCTCCTATGAGAAGACCTGTGATTCCTAACAGGAGATTCTGAATGATCAGAGGAATTACGCCCCATGAGGGAGGGTTGAAATTCCTGAAATTAGAGAATATATAAAGAAATCAAATAGCAGATAAACATGCTCCCCCTACATGAACTTGAACTGAAGTTCTAATCTTACATACCAGAAAACCTACTATAAGATGGAATTCTCAAGGTACAACATCAATTAATGAGAGTAGAAGCACAATGAAAGTACAAGCACAATGAAACGTCCGTAAATCAAGTGGCGTGTAATAGTTGTATAGCATGAAGAACAACAAAATTACCAAATTCAAACTTTTGAAGCATAGCCGAAAGAAATTTGAAACGAAATACATTCCAGTGTGGAAGAAAACCCTAGAAGAATGAGTGAAACATACCTGGAGACAAGACAAAACTTGTAAGGTGATGTTGATGGAGCACAAACGATAATGACTGCCTAATCTGGAACGTAGACGCAGATAATCACTAGCTTGTCAAGAGGAGTGAGCGGTGTTATGGAGAATACAGGGGTGGAGATGGCGAGagctctgatttttttttttttgtgaagattGAGGAATCGGGGGAGGATGCGTACGCTGATAAGTGGGCTGGGCTGTTAGGGAAATCATATGGGTTTTCTTCGATCAATCCAGAATTCCAGATCCAGTATATTTAGGAATGGCAATCAACCCGGGTATGGTATCCCCCATTCCCGAACCTAGAACTTAAAATCGGGAGCCTAGCatgataaaaaatagaaaaaacatcataaatggtccgtGTGTTTTTTTAAAATCTGAAGTTCAGTCATCGTGGTTTAAAAACGTCATAGCTGGTCACTGTGCTTGGAAAACTTTTGACGATtagtccttattgctaactccgttaagttttgtccgttaactgaagggtattttcgtcatttcactaccacagggaccatttatgatattttctcttattttataaaaaatgaaataatatacaaagggggtcccacctctctctctctctctctctcgtatgAACACCACCACAATCCCTAAAATACTAAACATGTTCTGAATTTTGGGTTCTTTAATCGATGTATAGGAAAGGAAGGAGTAAACTTCATGGTTACTTCTAAACTAGTTGTCGATGGTTAAGTGCTACAATAAGGAGGTGGGGTTTGAGTTAATTGGTACAAACAACGGGGAAATGAATCGTCGTCTTCATTAAGTGGATGAAGAAACAAACGAAAAAAAGGAAAAATTAGGAATCTCCGGTGAGGCTGGGAGATCATGAGAAAGGGCAGACGTTGACCTCCGGCGACCCTCGTGGGTTCAATTTTCGTCTGATCGGAAGGGAGAAGTACGAACGAAATCAGCAAATGAGGTTCTCCGATGGGGTTTAATAGATCATGAGGAGGGAATAGCTGATCCTCGAGTGCCTTCATCTTCGCCTTGGTCATCGTCTTCATCTGATGGGAATGGAAATCGAACGGAGTGGTCAAAAGAGGTGGTCCGACGACTGAaattggtgaagaagaagaagggttgtTGGATTTTCCGACGGCCCTTCTCTGTCTGTTCGTTTCCGGCTAACGCGAAAGGGGATGGGAGGAATTTGGCCCTCACCTGTTTGAGAAAGAACTAGACAAAATCAGAAGTCGGGTGGGGGCGTGGGACTTTGTCTTCATCAGATTGAAGGAGAAGAAAATGAGAGCAACGACATGGGGTGTTCGAGGGTTGAGCTTCAACGGGAAGGGATCTGTTGGAGGTTGGGATGGAGGCAACAACCTCCTCTCTCTCATCTTCGCGTTTTCTAGCGATCGGAGGACCACCCACCTTCGGTGGGTGAGTCTTGGCAGTCTAATGAAGAAGAAATAGGGACAGCAATAGTAAGTATCGGGGGGTTTTTGTGAGGTGCTAAACAAAGAAGAAAACAggagagtgagagtgagagagagagagagagagagagagagagagaggtgggaccccctttgtatattatttcattttttataaaataagagaaaataacataaatggtccctgtggtagtgaaatgacgaaaatacccttcagttaacggacaaaacttaacggagttagcaataaggaccaatcgtcaaaagttttgaaagcacagaGACAATCTATGacgtttttaaaccacggggactaaacttcagattttgggaaaacgcagggaccatttatgatgttttttctaatatatatatatatatatatatatatatatatatatatatatatatatatatatatatatatatatatatatatatatataatgataaaaAATATATACACTAATGTCTAAAAATTAACATGCTGGATATAGGTAATTGAcggttattatatttttttttccaaaatgaaatattttttttatatgccTTCATATCAATTactaaaccaaataaaaaaaattattatttttcaaataatatatacataaatataaaaatcattttttgggCTATACAGTTACATCCGGACAGGTTTTTACCGGTTTTGTGTGGATTTCGATAGTCTGAGATTTTAAAAATTCGTGTTTTGATTAGCCTatataaaatctgatttttttatatataaaataaaattcaaatttattcCTACCAAATAAAGAGTTATAAAAAAACttaataaaaatcagattttttttttttgaaaaaactagCTTTTAATCAAATAAATTTCTTAATTTTCtaaaacaatttttatttgtACACTTGTATAACTTGAAGTCTAACTATCGCTAAAATAACATATTCGAATACTTcatcaaaaacataaaataaaattctaaaaacataaatataaataaatgccaaaataattattgttttaaaaaaaaaatgtaaaaaataattaataaaacaaacaaaaataataatattatgttaattaattgaattaagaagAGCCCAATATAGAATAGTATATGGACATGCATAACTTGTAATCATATCCTCGACTCCATATTTTGTTCCATTTTGTTCTACGAACGAGTGTCTCATGTGATCGCGTCAGGACTAAAAATTGTCTTTAATGTTTGTGTTTTTGAAAAAATGGTTGTTAGAAAATTATTTTCATAGTTCTTACTATTTACAAGATTTCTGACAGATCTATTTTGTAACAACTTGAGTTTTATACGATACATGGCTAAATGAAACAAAATTACCACTAGctcttgataaaaaaaaatattatacttGTATGATGATTTCAACTACGGTTTATAATTCTAACAATTAATTATGATATGAAAAATGCATGTTTAGATGATTTTTGTGCGATaagaataatatttatttatatcttttatttataaatattaattataataaattaatattagttaaataataaatataataaaattttctTTATCCAACAATATAGAAAACAAATTCATATTTAatacaataaaaattaaaattaaataattatatataatatataagaaATCATAAAACAAATAGTTCCAAGTTGTCATATCAAATATtcacttttaaataattattcttgtatttaatattaatattatactTGCTTTAATATggagaaatattattttataattagaATGGAAGCTCATGTGTAACATCACAAAGAACATGAtaaattttttcatatttataaagCATTTTCACAAAAACAATAAGATGATCAAGCGTTATTTCCAACTCAAATCCATAGAATCAGAGTAACAAATAGTTTCTCAAAACATAAATAAGAAGGAGGATGTCTACGATCACCCATTCACCTTGCCTCTATCATCCGAAATACCTGAAAACAATGAAATCAACAACTTCAAGCCAAaaattagtgagtttcccccaaggtaccacacacaaccaaacagataacaacatgcatatatgagtcttcagcatgactgaacCACCTCATAGGGCCTACAGTCTCTGGACCGCTCTTTGGGCCTTTGGCCTGTCTGAACTGTCTCGcatggcctacagcctatccgggtcGCCCCGGGTATCTTGACCATCAGCTGTGACATCCCGGAATTTAGGTCTAAAATTGTAGACAAACAGTTCACTGCAAACCTCTTTGTAATTTGACCTATTGATCTTAAATGCATATTTTGAAAAATGTATAGTGTCATTACAACTATTATAAGATATCAGATAGTATCTTACTTCCATT includes these proteins:
- the LOC111896226 gene encoding FHA domain-containing protein DDL; its protein translation is MGRNSSDHSESPVRNHRSSHRSPSRRERSGRSPGRDRASRHHPNPPPTHSPSREKPSSHTRSSKQTPASPVRANSRSPSPRSKRLRRDRSNNKDDKPSERGHGKTRSPASHESRSPSPRTRRLRRAQADKTDEMKGRGHVSGSDKVTHKERDSDGNGNGSSKSRHGGEGHRSRHKSDSPPRGARDEGNNSRGDDHQNGNDDDSVAQMKAAEEALATKEKQKPSFELSGKLAAETNRVKGVTLLFTEPPDARKPEIRWRLYVFKGGEVLNEPLYVHRQTCYLFGRERRVADIPTDHPSCSKQHAVLQYRQVEVEQPDGMLAMKIRPYIMDLGSTNGTFINDNRIEAERYYELMEKDTIKFGNSSREYVLLHENSA